In Halosegnis marinus, one genomic interval encodes:
- a CDS encoding adenosylcobalamin-dependent ribonucleoside-diphosphate reductase — protein sequence MSGTDLSADDLVLPIKRTDGETLEERLTANAYHNILPARYLRKDQNGDLVETQEDLFARVAKNIALAEAVFEAEKRGVDVSVTPAQLKPEHPRRDELAAEVFGAGTTAEDDAETDLSVYNVNKFAYDTVVPELPDGVREHVESKRAEFQDLMENLSFVPNSPTLMNAGDELQQLSACFVDSPGDDLTDIHQTAKEAAEVFQSGGGMGYAFWQLRPFGDAVGSTGGIASGPITFMRTFDQMCETIAQGGTRRGAQMGVMRVSHPDVIEFIHAKNKDVSLAHCLRLNDPDDYTYTTFSEALEEARGLIDDDGKVPKHLRNAVEGHLSNFNISVGVTDDFMDALDAGEEFTFTNPRTGEPHVASEETKEMYSRYDLGDEVEVGEPLSIDPNLIWDRIVDGAHENGEPGVVFLERINKEHSFDVEEHPDHRILATNPCGEQPLEEYEACNLGHINLSTLAAEGAPDWRVWSRENDFDTLEEGVEAFLAEALDTEEFDRRIATGTRFLENVVTMSDFPVQKIEEKVREMRKIGLGVMGLAQLYIQLGIPYGSEQGNEVARQVMRRINHGSKAASHELAGERGSFDEWDNSKYANPTEYREWFEKQTGESADDHADGYPIRNHNTTTIAPTGTTSMVGNTTGGCEPIYNVAYYKNVSDDVQGDEMLVEFDDYFLRTLEANDIDVEAVKREAQEQMASNAFDGVEGLDTVPNAIGELFVVTSDLSGKQHAAVQCACQEGVDSAISKTCNFPNSASKADMDEVYRYIYENGGKGVTVYRDGTRSKQVLTTRADNAEFSEDMDEAEAAAFLAEKIEEIFGDIEGFLDHEEVAAALSTDPEELFSFETHAYAEKQARPDLLHGVTQRIDTGYGKLYVTINEDTERERPFELFATIGNSGGFTASFTEALAKTISTALRSGVDPHEIAGELRGIRSPKVAWDKGEQINSIPDAIGTALQRYLDDEIDKPYPQQQSLSEAAEEGTRTEADPNRETIERETDGGAATAAPAEPTSADTEDATQSLVAAGESPECPDCGAMSLAMNEGCKTCQSCGWSEC from the coding sequence ATGTCCGGGACCGACCTCTCCGCGGACGACCTCGTACTACCCATCAAACGAACAGACGGCGAGACGCTGGAGGAGCGTCTCACCGCGAACGCCTACCACAACATCCTGCCCGCGCGCTACCTGCGCAAGGACCAGAACGGGGACCTCGTCGAGACGCAGGAGGACCTCTTCGCCCGCGTCGCGAAGAACATCGCGCTCGCCGAGGCCGTCTTCGAGGCCGAGAAGCGCGGCGTCGACGTGAGCGTCACGCCCGCACAGCTGAAGCCGGAACACCCGCGCCGCGACGAACTCGCCGCCGAGGTGTTCGGCGCCGGCACGACCGCCGAGGACGACGCCGAGACAGACCTCTCCGTCTACAACGTCAACAAGTTCGCCTACGACACCGTCGTGCCCGAGCTGCCCGACGGCGTCCGCGAGCACGTCGAGTCGAAGCGCGCCGAGTTCCAGGACCTGATGGAGAACCTCTCGTTCGTCCCGAACTCGCCGACGCTGATGAACGCCGGCGACGAGCTCCAGCAGCTCTCCGCCTGCTTCGTCGACTCGCCCGGCGACGACCTGACCGACATCCACCAGACGGCCAAGGAGGCCGCCGAGGTGTTCCAGTCCGGCGGCGGCATGGGGTACGCCTTCTGGCAGCTCCGGCCGTTCGGCGACGCCGTCGGCTCCACGGGCGGTATCGCCTCCGGGCCCATCACGTTCATGCGGACGTTCGACCAGATGTGCGAGACCATCGCGCAGGGCGGCACGCGCCGCGGCGCGCAGATGGGGGTCATGCGCGTCTCGCACCCCGACGTCATCGAGTTCATCCACGCGAAGAACAAGGACGTCTCCCTCGCCCACTGTCTCCGCCTCAACGACCCGGACGACTACACGTACACGACGTTCTCCGAGGCGCTGGAGGAGGCCCGCGGCCTCATCGACGACGACGGCAAGGTGCCCAAGCACCTCCGCAACGCCGTCGAGGGCCACCTCTCGAACTTCAACATCTCCGTCGGCGTGACGGACGACTTCATGGACGCGCTCGACGCGGGCGAGGAGTTCACGTTCACGAACCCGCGCACGGGCGAGCCGCACGTCGCCAGCGAGGAGACGAAGGAGATGTACTCCCGCTACGACCTCGGCGACGAGGTGGAGGTCGGCGAGCCGCTCTCCATCGACCCGAACCTCATCTGGGACCGCATCGTCGACGGCGCCCACGAGAACGGCGAGCCGGGCGTCGTCTTCCTCGAACGCATCAACAAGGAGCACTCCTTCGACGTCGAGGAGCACCCGGACCACCGCATCCTCGCGACGAACCCCTGCGGCGAGCAGCCGCTGGAGGAGTACGAAGCGTGTAACCTCGGCCACATCAACCTCTCCACGCTCGCGGCCGAGGGCGCCCCCGACTGGCGCGTCTGGTCGCGGGAGAACGACTTCGACACGCTGGAGGAGGGCGTCGAGGCGTTCCTCGCGGAGGCGCTCGACACCGAGGAGTTCGACCGCCGCATCGCGACCGGGACGCGCTTCCTCGAGAACGTCGTCACGATGTCGGACTTCCCGGTGCAGAAGATCGAGGAGAAGGTCCGCGAGATGCGGAAGATCGGCCTCGGCGTCATGGGGCTGGCACAGCTGTACATCCAGCTCGGCATCCCGTACGGGAGCGAGCAGGGCAACGAGGTCGCCCGGCAGGTCATGCGCCGCATCAACCACGGCTCGAAGGCCGCGTCCCACGAACTCGCCGGGGAGCGCGGCTCCTTCGACGAGTGGGACAACTCCAAGTACGCGAACCCGACCGAGTACCGCGAGTGGTTCGAGAAGCAGACGGGCGAGTCCGCCGACGATCACGCGGACGGCTACCCCATCCGCAACCACAACACGACGACCATCGCCCCCACTGGCACGACGTCGATGGTGGGCAACACGACGGGCGGCTGTGAGCCCATCTACAACGTCGCCTACTACAAGAACGTCAGCGACGACGTGCAGGGCGACGAGATGCTCGTCGAGTTCGACGACTACTTCCTGCGCACGCTGGAGGCCAACGACATCGACGTTGAGGCCGTCAAGCGCGAGGCGCAGGAGCAGATGGCGTCGAACGCCTTCGACGGCGTCGAGGGGCTCGACACGGTCCCGAACGCCATCGGCGAACTGTTCGTGGTGACGAGCGACCTCTCCGGCAAACAGCACGCCGCGGTGCAGTGCGCCTGTCAGGAGGGGGTCGACTCGGCCATCTCGAAGACGTGTAACTTCCCGAACAGCGCCTCGAAGGCGGACATGGACGAGGTGTACCGCTACATCTACGAGAACGGCGGGAAGGGAGTCACCGTCTACCGCGACGGCACGCGCTCGAAGCAGGTGCTCACCACTCGCGCGGACAACGCCGAGTTCTCCGAGGACATGGACGAGGCCGAGGCGGCCGCGTTCCTCGCGGAGAAGATCGAGGAGATCTTCGGCGACATCGAGGGCTTCCTCGACCACGAGGAGGTCGCGGCGGCGCTCTCGACCGACCCCGAGGAGCTGTTCAGCTTCGAGACGCACGCCTACGCCGAGAAGCAGGCGCGCCCGGACCTGCTCCACGGCGTCACCCAGCGCATCGACACCGGCTACGGGAAGCTCTACGTCACCATCAACGAGGACACCGAGCGCGAGCGGCCGTTCGAGCTGTTCGCCACCATCGGTAACTCCGGCGGCTTCACCGCCTCCTTCACCGAGGCGCTCGCGAAGACCATCTCGACGGCGCTCCGTTCGGGGGTCGACCCGCACGAGATCGCCGGCGAGCTCCGGGGTATCCGGTCGCCGAAGGTCGCGTGGGACAAGGGCGAGCAGATCAACTCCATCCCGGACGCCATCGGCACGGCGCTCCAGCGCTACCTCGACGACGAGATAGACAAGCCGTACCCCCAACAGCAGAGCCTCTCGGAGGCCGCCGAGGAGGGGACCCGCACGGAGGCGGACCCCAACCGCGAGACGATAGAGCGCGAGACGGACGGCGGCGCGGCCACCGCCGCCCCGGCCGAGCCGACGAGCGCGGACACCGAGGACGCGACACAGTCGCTCGTCGCGGCGGGCGAGTCCCCCGAGTGTCCCGACTGCGGGGCGATGTCGCTCGCCATGAACGAGGGCTGTAAGACCTGCCAGTCGTGCGGCTGGTCCGAGTGCTGA
- the trpG gene encoding anthranilate synthase component II — translation MTVLVVDNYDSFTYNLVEYVSQHGIDVEVLKNTATLDEVRATDPEGIVVSPGPGHPRNERDVGVTMDVLREVSPEIPTLGVCLGLEAAVYEYGGAVGRAPRPIHGKAFPVDHDGKGVFAGLEQGFQAGRYHSLVATEVPDCFAVTATTDDEGTELVMGVRHEAYPIEAVQFHPESVLTGVGHDVVDNFLATL, via the coding sequence GTGACCGTCCTCGTCGTGGACAACTACGACTCGTTCACCTACAACCTCGTGGAGTACGTGAGCCAGCACGGCATCGACGTCGAGGTGCTGAAGAACACCGCGACGCTCGACGAGGTGCGCGCCACGGACCCCGAGGGCATCGTCGTCTCGCCCGGTCCCGGCCACCCGAGGAACGAGCGGGACGTGGGCGTCACGATGGACGTGTTGCGGGAGGTGTCGCCCGAGATACCGACGCTCGGGGTCTGTCTCGGGCTGGAGGCCGCGGTGTACGAGTACGGCGGGGCGGTCGGGCGCGCCCCGCGGCCGATTCACGGGAAGGCGTTCCCCGTCGACCACGACGGGAAGGGCGTCTTCGCCGGCCTCGAACAGGGCTTCCAGGCCGGGCGCTACCACTCGCTCGTCGCGACCGAGGTTCCCGACTGCTTCGCCGTGACCGCCACGACGGACGACGAGGGGACGGAACTCGTGATGGGGGTGCGCCACGAGGCGTACCCCATCGAGGCCGTCCAGTTCCACCCGGAGTCGGTGCTGACGGGGGTCGGCCACGACGTGGTCGACAACTTCCTCGCGACCCTATAG
- the trpE gene encoding anthranilate synthase component I — protein sequence MNLDTSRAEFRDLAGGDTCVVRAAATLDADADPLAAYAALTGRTTDAERADYSFLLESAQKVASSDPDGAFSTDDADRHARFSFVGYDPAAAVTVGPDGGTVETFDDRYDGLVELDGRGDCVDDLRAALPDLPRRGFPASGRQHLDGGLVGFLAYDAVYDLWLEEVGLDRPDSRFPDAQFVLNTRTLVFDDEEGTLTLVFTPVVRAGDDPDDVYDDLVAEAERVERLLGEAAALDTGGFRRDSETAGSRADYEAAVARAKEHVLDGDIYQGVLSRTRELRGEVDPLGFYRALREVNPSPYMYLLGYDDLTVVGASPETLVSVRGEEVMANPIAGTCARGSSPVEDRRLAGEMLADGKERAEHTMLVDLARNDVRRVSEAGSVRVEEFMNVLKYSHVQHIESTVTGRLAADSDAFDATRASFPAGTLSGAPKVRAMEIIDALETEPRGLYGGGVGYYSWAGDADFAIVIRTATVEDEGETDRVTVQAGAGIVADSDPTSEYEETEKKMGGVLAALEAIEEPPEVEP from the coding sequence GTGAACCTCGACACGTCCCGGGCCGAGTTCCGCGACCTCGCGGGCGGCGACACCTGCGTCGTCCGCGCCGCGGCGACGCTCGACGCCGACGCCGACCCGCTGGCCGCCTACGCCGCGCTGACCGGGCGGACGACGGACGCCGAGCGCGCGGACTACTCGTTCCTGCTCGAGTCCGCCCAGAAGGTCGCCTCGTCGGACCCGGACGGCGCGTTCTCGACGGACGACGCGGACCGCCACGCCCGGTTCTCGTTCGTCGGCTACGACCCGGCCGCCGCGGTGACCGTCGGGCCGGACGGCGGCACGGTCGAGACGTTCGACGACCGCTACGACGGCCTCGTCGAACTCGACGGCCGCGGCGACTGCGTGGACGACCTCCGGGCCGCGCTCCCGGACCTCCCGCGGCGCGGCTTCCCGGCCTCGGGACGGCAACACCTCGACGGCGGCCTCGTCGGCTTCCTCGCGTACGACGCCGTCTACGACCTCTGGCTGGAGGAGGTGGGCCTCGACCGCCCCGACTCGCGGTTCCCTGACGCGCAGTTCGTGCTCAACACGCGGACGCTCGTCTTCGACGACGAGGAGGGAACCCTGACACTCGTGTTCACGCCCGTCGTGCGCGCGGGCGACGACCCCGACGACGTGTACGACGACCTCGTCGCCGAGGCCGAGCGCGTCGAGCGCCTGCTCGGGGAGGCCGCCGCCCTCGATACGGGCGGCTTCCGGCGCGACTCGGAGACCGCGGGGTCGCGGGCCGACTACGAGGCCGCCGTGGCCCGCGCGAAGGAACACGTCCTCGACGGCGACATCTACCAGGGCGTGCTGTCGCGGACCCGCGAGCTCCGCGGCGAGGTGGACCCGCTCGGCTTCTACCGCGCGCTCCGCGAGGTGAACCCCTCGCCGTACATGTACCTGCTCGGCTACGACGACCTCACCGTCGTCGGGGCCTCGCCCGAGACGCTCGTCTCCGTGCGCGGGGAGGAAGTGATGGCGAACCCCATCGCCGGCACCTGCGCGCGCGGCTCCTCGCCCGTCGAGGACCGGCGGCTCGCGGGCGAGATGCTCGCCGACGGGAAGGAGCGGGCGGAACACACGATGCTCGTGGACCTCGCGCGCAACGACGTGCGCCGCGTCTCCGAGGCGGGCAGCGTCCGCGTCGAGGAGTTCATGAACGTCCTGAAGTACAGCCACGTCCAGCACATCGAGTCCACCGTCACGGGACGGCTCGCGGCCGACTCCGACGCGTTCGACGCGACGCGCGCGTCGTTCCCCGCGGGGACGCTGTCGGGCGCGCCGAAGGTGCGCGCGATGGAGATAATCGACGCGCTGGAGACCGAGCCGCGGGGGCTCTACGGCGGCGGCGTCGGCTACTACTCGTGGGCCGGCGACGCCGATTTCGCCATCGTCATCCGCACCGCGACGGTGGAGGACGAGGGCGAGACGGACCGCGTCACGGTGCAGGCGGGCGCGGGTATCGTCGCGGACTCGGACCCGACGAGCGAGTACGAGGAGACGGAGAAGAAGATGGGCGGCGTCCTCGCGGCGCTCGAAGCCATCGAGGAGCCGCCGGAGGTGGAGCCGTGA
- a CDS encoding phosphoribosylanthranilate isomerase: MARAKVCGLTSEADVRAAVEAGADAVGFIVDVDVDTPREVTPATAERLVETVPPFVTATIVTMPDSAAEAVTLAELVGADAIQTHGLPPEDVAVLVANFYGPVVPAVPTDGVADYAGVGHALLVDTPSEAGGGGTGETHDWAATREATADLDRPVILAGGLTPDNVADAVAAVDPYAVDVASGVESEGGVKDHDAVRAFVRNAGAAP; this comes from the coding sequence ATGGCCCGCGCGAAGGTGTGCGGCCTCACCTCGGAGGCGGACGTGCGCGCGGCCGTCGAGGCGGGCGCGGACGCGGTCGGGTTCATCGTGGACGTGGACGTGGACACCCCGCGGGAAGTGACCCCGGCGACGGCCGAACGGCTCGTGGAGACGGTGCCGCCGTTCGTCACCGCGACGATCGTGACGATGCCGGACAGCGCCGCCGAGGCCGTCACGCTCGCGGAACTCGTCGGCGCGGACGCGATACAGACCCACGGCCTGCCGCCCGAGGACGTCGCCGTCCTCGTCGCGAACTTCTACGGCCCGGTCGTCCCGGCCGTCCCGACCGACGGGGTGGCGGACTACGCCGGCGTCGGCCACGCCCTGCTCGTGGACACCCCGAGCGAGGCGGGCGGGGGCGGGACCGGCGAGACGCACGACTGGGCCGCGACCCGGGAGGCGACCGCCGACCTCGACCGGCCCGTGATACTCGCGGGCGGGCTGACCCCCGACAACGTCGCCGACGCCGTGGCGGCGGTCGACCCCTACGCGGTCGACGTGGCCTCGGGGGTCGAGTCCGAGGGCGGCGTGAAGGACCACGACGCCGTGCGCGCGTTCGTCAGGAACGCGGGGGCCGCGCCGTGA
- the trpD gene encoding anthranilate phosphoribosyltransferase, whose translation MKELIERVTEGEDLTQAEAREAARLVFEEATEAQIGALLTALRAKGETEAEIAGFAEGMRAAARTIDPDRSPLVDTCGTGGDDYDTINVSTTSAIVVAGAGVPVAKHGNYSVSSSSGSSDVLEEVGVDLDSAPEAVESRIEADGIGYLHAPAFHPAMKAVIGPRRELGIRTIFNVLGPLTNPAGADAQVVGVYDPDLVPVLARALDRMGLDRALVVHGAGMDEIALHDETVVAELRDGTVEEYTITPEDLGLDSAPVEAIAGGTPEENAADLRAIVTGDLAGPKRDVILANAGAAVYVAGEADTLREGVERARDAIESGGAAATFEALRTANDTAEAET comes from the coding sequence ATGAAGGAACTCATCGAGCGAGTCACGGAGGGCGAAGACCTGACACAGGCGGAGGCGCGCGAGGCGGCCCGCCTCGTGTTCGAGGAGGCCACGGAGGCACAGATCGGCGCGCTGCTGACGGCGTTGCGCGCGAAGGGGGAGACGGAGGCCGAAATAGCCGGCTTCGCCGAGGGGATGCGCGCCGCCGCGCGCACCATCGACCCCGACCGCTCGCCGCTCGTCGATACGTGCGGGACGGGCGGCGACGACTACGACACCATCAACGTCTCGACGACGAGCGCCATCGTCGTCGCGGGCGCCGGGGTGCCGGTCGCCAAGCACGGCAACTACTCCGTCTCCTCGTCGTCGGGCAGTTCCGACGTGCTGGAGGAGGTCGGCGTGGACCTCGACTCGGCCCCGGAGGCCGTCGAGTCCCGCATCGAGGCCGACGGCATCGGCTACCTCCACGCGCCCGCGTTCCACCCCGCGATGAAGGCCGTCATCGGGCCGCGGCGCGAACTCGGCATCCGGACGATATTCAACGTCCTCGGGCCGCTGACGAACCCCGCCGGCGCGGACGCGCAGGTCGTCGGCGTGTACGACCCGGACCTCGTCCCCGTGCTCGCGCGGGCGCTCGACCGGATGGGCCTCGACCGCGCGCTCGTCGTCCACGGCGCCGGGATGGACGAGATAGCGCTCCACGACGAGACGGTCGTCGCCGAACTCCGCGACGGGACCGTCGAGGAGTACACGATAACCCCCGAGGACCTCGGCCTCGATTCCGCGCCTGTGGAGGCCATCGCCGGCGGCACGCCCGAGGAGAACGCCGCCGACCTCCGCGCCATCGTCACGGGCGACCTGGCGGGGCCGAAGCGCGACGTCATCCTCGCGAACGCCGGCGCGGCCGTGTACGTCGCGGGGGAGGCCGACACGCTCCGCGAGGGCGTCGAGCGCGCCCGCGACGCCATCGAGTCGGGCGGCGCGGCGGCCACCTTCGAGGCGCTCCGAACCGCGAACGACACCGCCGAGGCCGAGACGTAG
- a CDS encoding CBS domain-containing protein — MDIEDIVTREFTEVDSGERLGKVRSTFESENLKGVIVTDDGAYAGVITEKQLLQSHVEDNTKAAAMMRNAPKVDRREDVRDVARMLVEGGVKVAPVFDGEKLYGIISENAILEAVLDNLDVLTVGDIYTEEVISVPEDATVGKVINIMRENGVSRVPVTNENGYLSGLVTTHDITDIAVRNMDKATRGDRGGDLERVLDIPVYDVMTSPVDTADPGDSVRDAVERMLEGDYGGLVVTGDDDRLIAGIVTKTDVLRALTYTEEDHMDVQVTNVEVLDTITREEIVASIEEVSDKYADMQVQHAHVRFKQHKEKLRGTPLIYAQIRLRTNVGQMAGSGEGYGAESAFRVALDKLERNVVEVKGVQADEEYEGQLLRKLGEL, encoded by the coding sequence ATGGATATCGAAGACATCGTTACGCGCGAGTTCACCGAGGTCGATTCGGGCGAACGACTGGGGAAGGTCCGGTCGACGTTCGAGAGCGAGAACCTGAAGGGGGTCATCGTCACCGACGACGGCGCGTACGCCGGCGTTATCACGGAGAAACAGCTCCTCCAGTCGCACGTGGAGGACAACACCAAGGCCGCGGCGATGATGCGCAACGCGCCGAAGGTGGACCGCCGCGAGGACGTCCGCGACGTGGCGCGGATGCTCGTCGAGGGCGGGGTGAAGGTCGCCCCGGTGTTCGACGGCGAGAAGCTCTACGGCATCATCTCGGAGAACGCCATCCTCGAAGCCGTCCTGGACAACCTCGACGTGCTCACCGTCGGCGACATCTACACCGAGGAGGTCATCTCCGTCCCCGAGGACGCGACGGTCGGGAAGGTCATCAACATCATGCGCGAGAACGGCGTCTCGCGCGTCCCCGTCACGAACGAGAACGGATACCTCTCGGGGCTCGTGACGACCCACGACATCACGGACATCGCGGTCCGCAACATGGACAAGGCGACGCGGGGCGACCGCGGCGGCGACCTCGAACGCGTGCTCGACATCCCCGTCTACGACGTGATGACGAGCCCCGTCGACACCGCCGACCCCGGCGACTCCGTGCGCGACGCCGTCGAGCGGATGCTGGAGGGCGACTACGGCGGCCTCGTCGTCACGGGCGACGACGACCGGCTCATCGCCGGCATCGTCACCAAGACGGACGTGCTCCGCGCGCTCACCTACACCGAGGAGGACCACATGGACGTGCAGGTGACGAACGTGGAGGTGCTCGACACCATCACGCGCGAGGAGATCGTCGCCAGCATCGAGGAGGTCTCCGACAAGTACGCCGACATGCAGGTCCAGCACGCGCACGTCCGCTTCAAGCAGCACAAGGAGAAGCTCCGCGGCACGCCGCTCATCTACGCGCAGATCCGCCTACGCACGAATGTCGGCCAGATGGCCGGCTCCGGCGAGGGGTACGGCGCGGAGTCCGCGTTCCGCGTCGCGCTCGACAAGCTGGAGCGCAACGTGGTCGAGGTGAAGGGCGTGCAGGCCGACGAGGAGTACGAGGGGCAGCTCCTGCGGAAGCTCGGCGAACTGTAG
- a CDS encoding universal stress protein — translation MPKHVLVPVDGSEQSQQALDYAFTEFPSATVTLLHVINPARAGYGAQAGLPSFSEEWYDEAEAAAEELFSEARADAPEGVTVETAVEVGQPARTIVEFAEEHGSDAIVIGSHGRQGISRVLLGSVAEAVVRRAPCPVTVAR, via the coding sequence ATGCCGAAGCACGTACTCGTTCCCGTGGACGGCTCCGAGCAGTCACAGCAGGCGCTCGACTACGCGTTCACGGAGTTCCCGAGCGCGACGGTAACCCTGCTCCACGTCATCAACCCCGCGCGGGCGGGCTACGGCGCGCAGGCCGGTCTCCCGAGCTTCTCCGAGGAGTGGTACGACGAGGCGGAGGCCGCCGCCGAGGAGCTGTTCTCCGAGGCCCGCGCGGACGCGCCGGAGGGCGTCACGGTGGAGACGGCCGTCGAGGTCGGCCAGCCGGCCCGCACCATCGTCGAGTTCGCGGAGGAGCACGGCTCCGACGCCATCGTCATCGGCAGCCACGGCAGACAGGGTATCTCGCGGGTGTTGCTCGGCTCCGTCGCCGAGGCGGTCGTCCGGCGCGCGCCGTGTCCGGTCACGGTCGCGCGCTGA